From a region of the Enterobacter cancerogenus genome:
- a CDS encoding YncE family protein, producing MNKLQWLNGKTWGVSVLTAALTLSATASATSPDSAAFKQRELADGLYEMVYSPTANALYVASAQGFKNVNGGVLYKLDPATLATQSETHTDLKNFGMAADDNGKVYYTTNTLDGGVSKVDVQSGKVLQRLMFEGKDKDGDPVGAREILFHKGQLFIGGVADPGFISVVDASTMTLKARIENAGKWVTGIIYSPLTDRLYAANGGGEILVINPGTYKIEQRWTPGDKKGYLFLNMAEDPATGRLFVTDDSKAKTTLVFDERSGKVIKRLEGDALGIKFNATRNEIYISQRESKKVLQLDAGSYAVKNSWTFTSHPNSLLVTPDGKTLYVTVKQDFNDDNTTKGPDSVVRISLN from the coding sequence ATGAACAAATTGCAATGGCTAAACGGAAAGACATGGGGCGTCAGCGTCCTTACCGCGGCGTTAACCCTGAGCGCAACCGCGTCAGCAACTTCCCCTGATTCGGCTGCATTCAAGCAGCGCGAACTCGCTGATGGTTTGTATGAGATGGTTTACTCTCCAACGGCAAACGCGTTATACGTCGCGAGCGCGCAGGGCTTTAAAAACGTCAACGGTGGAGTGCTCTATAAACTGGATCCCGCAACGCTTGCCACGCAAAGTGAAACCCACACCGACCTGAAAAACTTCGGCATGGCGGCGGACGATAATGGCAAGGTCTACTACACCACCAACACCCTTGATGGCGGTGTATCGAAAGTGGACGTGCAAAGCGGCAAGGTGCTGCAGCGCCTGATGTTTGAAGGCAAAGATAAGGATGGCGACCCGGTTGGCGCACGTGAGATCCTCTTCCACAAGGGACAACTGTTTATCGGCGGCGTTGCCGACCCTGGTTTTATCTCCGTGGTTGATGCCAGCACCATGACGCTAAAAGCCCGAATCGAGAATGCCGGAAAATGGGTGACGGGGATTATCTATTCGCCGTTGACAGATCGCCTTTATGCCGCCAATGGCGGCGGTGAAATTCTGGTGATTAACCCGGGCACGTATAAAATCGAACAGCGCTGGACGCCGGGAGATAAAAAAGGGTATTTGTTTCTCAACATGGCAGAAGATCCGGCTACCGGCCGCCTGTTCGTGACCGATGATTCAAAAGCCAAAACCACGTTAGTATTTGATGAGCGCAGCGGGAAAGTTATCAAGCGTCTTGAAGGCGATGCGCTGGGGATTAAGTTCAACGCTACGCGCAACGAAATTTACATCAGCCAGCGCGAGTCAAAGAAGGTGCTGCAGCTTGACGCTGGCAGCTATGCCGTGAAAAACAGCTGGACGTTCACCAGCCATCCTAACAGCCTCCTGGTGACACCAGACGGTAAAACGTTATACGTAACAGTGAAGCAGGACTTCAATGACGACAACACTACGAAAGGCCCAGATAGTGTGGTTCGTATTTCATTAAATTAA